In Carya illinoinensis cultivar Pawnee chromosome 10, C.illinoinensisPawnee_v1, whole genome shotgun sequence, one DNA window encodes the following:
- the LOC122278453 gene encoding protein FAR-RED IMPAIRED RESPONSE 1-like: MSTTQRSEGMNAFFEDYVNSKTTLKQFVDQYDSALRRKVENEAIADFNSFSTKIPCITRYPLEKQFQKAYTIAKFKEVQEELRGLIYLTTTFLGCEGARYKCVVADEVQVSDNFLKCVNFTVEVDEDPLDVKCSCKLFEFRGILCRHTLRILTQLGKDTIPSKYILDRWKKDVKRKCIFVKSSYDTSSIDDTRRYDRIQNAFYELCYNASKAESRCVKLISQIEQLKVQYPGIVDCDTSTTVDPVTSMEGTTGRVLSSLRSSRASYECIVSGTQQEAPQTQDQQSQIWTHVPDFFSTPSIATDYFGTEGTASPSQYTPHQAYTRDNFGIGQIAPPSQDTTDQDTLRRLFILD; the protein is encoded by the exons ATGTCAACTACACAACGGAGTGAAGGCATGAATGCCTTTTTCGAAGACTACGTTAACTCTAAAACAACTTTGAAACAATTTGTTGACCAATACGATTCAGCCCTTAGGAGAAAGGTTGAGAATGAAGCAATTGCTGACTTTAATTCATTCAGCACAAAGATTCCTTGCATCACTCGATATCCTCTTGAGAAGCAATTTCAAAAAGCATATACAATTGCTAAATTCAAAGAAGTACAAGAGGAATTGCGAGGACTTATATATTTGACTACCACTTTTTTGGGATGTGAGGGTGCTCGATATAAGTGCGTAGTTGCCGATGAGGTTCAAGTTAGTGATAACTTCCTAAAATGTGTGAATTTCACTGTCGAAGTTGATGAAGATCCCCTTGATGTTAAATGCAGTTGTAAGTTGTTTGAGTTTAGGGGCATATTATGCAGGCACACTCTTCGTATCTTGACTCAACTAGGCAAGGATACAATACCATCAAAATATATCTTGGATCGGTGGAAGAAGGATGTAAAGCGAAAATGCATATTCGTGAAAAGTAGTTATGACACTAGTAGCATCGACGATACCCGAAGGTACGATAGGATCCAAAATGCCTTCTATGAACTGTGTTACAATGCTTCAAAGGCCGAGAGCAGGTGTGTGAAATTGATTAGCCAGATAGAACAATTGAAGGTACAGTACCCTGGTATCGTTGATTGTGATACTAGCACCACAGTTGATCCAGTTACTTCTATGGAGGGCACGACAGGTAGAGTTCTTAGTTCGTTG CGAAGTAGTCGCGCTTCATATGAATGCATTGTGAGCGGCACACAGCAAGAGGCTCCTCAAACTCAG GATCAACAAAGTCAAATTTGGACACATGTGCCAGATTTTTTTTCAACTCCTTCGATTGCTACGGATTATTTTGGCACTGAAGGGACTGCTTCTCCCTCACAG TACACACCTCATCAAGCATACACTAGGGATAATTTTGGTATTGGACAGATTGCTCCTCCCTCACAG GACACAACTGATCAGGATACACTACGGAGGCTTTTCATATTGGATTGA
- the LOC122278452 gene encoding protein FAR-RED IMPAIRED RESPONSE 1-like, with protein sequence MDIDIEHSDKECDEVGIDEEIDCDETIEEPIVGMSFSSVEEVRSYYMKYGKQKGFGVCKRNSRQDDDGNVRWICLACARGGTSKSKAANVMKPRQTEKIGFMARINARLNDESGYTLSKVILDHTHVCSPGKARHFRCFKKVDARVAKRFEINDEAGIRLSKNFKAVVVEAGGYENVPFGENECRNYIDKARQLRLGVGGSTALCNYFDDMQKRNPKFYYKIDVDNEMRLKNVFWADA encoded by the coding sequence ATGGATATTGACATAGAACATTCAGATAAAGAATGTGATGAGGTAGGAATTGATGAGGAGATTGATTGTGATGAAACTATTGAAGAACCTATAGTAGGAATGAGCTTTTCATCTGTAGAAGAAGTTCGGTCTTACTATATGAAATATGGTAAGCAAAAGGGTTTTGGAGTGTGTAAAAGGAATTCTAGACAAGATGACGATGGGAATGTCAGATGGATTTGCTTGGCATGTGCACGAGGAGGCACATCAAAGAGTAAGGCTGCCAATGTTATGAAACCAAGACAGACAGAGAAGATAGGGTTTATGGCTAGGATTAACGCGAGGCTAAATGATGAAAGTGGATATACCCTATCTAAAGTGATCTTGGATCACACACACGTTTGTAGTCCGGGAAAGGCAAGGCATTTTAGATGCTTTAAGAAAGTTGATGCTCGTGTGGCTAAGAGGTTTGAAATAAATGACGAGGCAGGAATAAGGTTGTCCAAAAATTTCAAGGCTGTGGTTGTTGAGGCGGGGGGGTACGAGAATGTGCCATTCGGGGAGAATGAGTGTCGAAACTACATCGACAAAGCTAGACAACTTCGCCTCGGGGTTGGAGGTTCTACAGCTCTATGTAACTATTTCGATGATATGCAAAAAAGAAATCCAAAGTTTTATTATAAGATAGACGTTGACAATGAGATGCGGTTAAAGAATGTGTTTTGGGCAGATGCCTGA